The region tttcacctGGACCTTCCAAGTCCAGGTTGCAGGATTCCACACAGACCATCCCAGGCCTGCAGGTCTGGTGGCCATCCAGGGCCATCCAGAAGCAGGTTCTCACGCCCACTGCTGATCTGGAATGAGAGAACGGAGCAGCAGTGCCTGCCAAAGACCTAAGCCAAGGTGTACATTGGCTTTCCTTACTGGATGTTTCTGGTGTCCAGCCAGCAGTCGGGACTGGGTGGTAACAGGGGTGGCCTCCGGCATTGGGGAGGGGCCCACACAGGGGAGTGAGCAGCCTGTAGAGAGGATGCTACAGAGGAGGGGGCTCCCAAAGGCTATGGCCAGCAGGGTCAGCACCATGGCCTGGGCCAGGCTATGGTCTCCACAGCAGGGGTAGGTAGTCCCAGGGGGCTGGAGATGGTCTTTGTGGGGGGTGGGTCCTGAGCAGGAGCACCCATGCTAGTCCAGTATGTATGGCAGGCAGCAGGTGGTTCAGCTGAGTGGAGCCACTGCAGCAAGTGTAAGAGAAGTGGCAGCTGGTGCACACTTGCAGGGTGCATGTGGCCAGGCACCCAGACCCAGCAGTCACTGCCTGGCGGGTGAGACTGAAGTTCTGTGATGGGCAGTGGGAGAGGTAGAGGTGGCCCAGGATGGAGATGGGACTGTGGCATTCTGCAAAGGGGACATGGACACAGAGGTGAGGCCGAAGCCTGCAGCTCCAGCCCACCTACACGCCCTGGACTGCACATGCACACTGCCAGCTAGTTGGTCACACCACACTGGGCACACACGCGCTGCTGCTCACCTGGGAGCCTGTGGGCCTTGCTGTCATGTCCTCAGCCGTCCCATAGAGCAGAAGCGTGTAGCGGTACAGTGTCCCTGGGCAGGAGTCATGGTAAGCATGGGGATGAGCAGCAGAGGTTACTGGCGGCCTGATCCTGCCAATCTGGGCCACACTTCCCAGCCACCCCAACCCCATCCTGGAGCCTCAGACTCAGACAGTGCCCCAGCCCCCCAGTAGCCATTGCAGGCTGGTAACTGGATGGCTATTCTGGTTACTGGACACCTACTGTGCAAGCAGACCATTGGGAGCCCTTCTTCAGTGGGGTAACCAAGGCGGGCCTCAGAGCCCCCAGCCTCTCACCCGTGTTGAAATAGTAGCCCTTGTTTTCCAGGCTCAGGGTCCACAAGCCCTGTGGGTCTTCATCCCAGAAGTGGGTGGACATAAAGATCCAGTTGTTGTAGCCTTGGCCACTGATGTCAAAGGGTCTGGGACAGACAGGTGTGGGTAGGGCAAAAGAGAGGCTCTGGAAccacagtcatgaaggggccactgagccacagcaagtATCTGACTGCAATGCCAAATGCTGGATGGAGGGCCGGCCCCCATGGAGCTGGCCCCTCCCTGTGCAGACCCCACCAGACCCCACACTGTACTAGCCCCTCCCTGTGTGAAACCATGGGGCTGAGTCCCTGCCCTTGTACCTGATGGCAACAAGTGTGGAGCGGGTGCCCATAGGGCTGGTCAGCGAAATCTCCAGGTCCCCCCGGCGGCTGTAGGACAGGGACAGCTGCACCTGCACATGCTCCAGTGAGCGGATGTAGTTGGCACGACCAGCACAAGCCAACACTTTCTTCCTCACGTGCATCAGTGGCAGGATGGGGCTAGGGGTGTCATGGGGGGCATCAGGGTCCCTCCTGCTGGCCTGCTGGGGGCATGGCAGCCAGCTGGCAGGATCTGAGCTCAGGTCATGGGGCCCACTCTCTGGGATTACTGAGGCCTCAGGGCCTGCCTCCCTCGTGTATGCCCCCTGGGTGTTACTAATAGGCGTGGGAGTGGGCTGGAGTGGTGACAGACATGGAGAAGTAATGAGGGGATGGTAGGTGTCCACAGTGGTGGGGAATGAAGAGGGTGCTCACGTGGGGGTGTGCAAGACCCGAATGATGCATTTCTTCTGGGGCTGTGTGGGCAGCCATGCTCGAGCCAAGTCCACCAGCAGCCCGGCATCCAGCAATCCGTAGCCATAGTGGTGGCTCACTGCATGGAGAAGGGCCGTCATACGCCCTGTGGGCATGgtgtccccacctccacccagccctgccgcACCTTGGCGCCCCACACCATTGGTCCTCCAGTCCTCAGCCTGGAGATGTGCCTGCCTGGATGCTCGAACCACCAAGTGCTGCATGTCCCTCCATGTCAAGAATGGGCTAGAGGCAGGTGAGAGGGTAAGCTGGGACTACAACTGGAAGGCCACGGTGGTAGGTAGGGTGTGGCCCACAGTGCTAGGTAGGGTCCCCCACTGTCACCTACTTGGCCTCCAGAGCCAGAGCAATTATGCCTGCAGCTAGAGGGGCAGAGGCCGACGTGCCTGTGTGCTTGTCAGTGCACTGGTGGTGCAGGTCCGTGGTGACctgggggcagagatggggactCAGGGGGCCTGGTGCACACGAAAACCCAGCCCTTGTTCACATGGAACCAGGGACTCAAGAAGGCATCACAGAACATTACACCAGAGGAGGGGCCTGAGTGCTGCCCACGTCCACACCCCAGAAACACAGGCCGGGGGTATAAGGGGACAAcagtggggcagggcctgggacccATGTCCATGTTCCAGCACTGCAGGAGCAATCCCTGGATGGAGGGAAGATGGGGGAACAGGAGGGAAAATGAGGGGACAGAAAAGTGGGTGAGGGGtcaggagggaaggtgggggaccAGAGGGAAAGTAGGGAcacaggagggaagtggggacacAAGAGGCAAGGTTGGGGCACAGGAGGTAAGGTAGGGGGactggagggaaggtggggggaacaggaaggaaggtgggagacTAGAAAGAAGGCAGGGGGATAGGAGAGAAGATGACGGGGACTGGAGAAAAGATGGGTGAGGTaagagggaaggtgggaaagCAGGCTTGGCCAGGCAGGGCGAGCATGGTGGTGGGGCCCACTCACAATCTGGGGGTCAGTAACAATGCCACTACTGTAGGTGGTGGTGAGGGTGGAAGCACAGGCCTCACTGTACCAGGGCACATGACCGTGCTGGGTGGTGCTGCCGATGGAGAGAGTGTGGATGCTGTTGGTGTACCCGTCACAGTTGCAGTTGTCATAGTGCAGGCCACCATTGCCGGATGCCCAGATGAAGAGCGTGCCTAGCCCACCTCGGCCCTGCAGATGGAGATGGGACAAAGGATGGGGATGGGGCCATCAGCCTTTCGTGCAGACACAAACCCTCCAAAGCCCCAGGTCCCCCACTCACCTTGGTCACGCCGTGCCTGAAGGCCTCTTGGGTTAGGATGCCAGGACCATCCACTGTACGGCCATCATCCTCGGGACCCCAGCTGGCACTGTAGATGTGGATGTGCTGTGGCTGCAGGCTCAGTGACTGGGCCTCGATGACATCGGTGATGGTGCCATCCAGCATGCGCACACCTGCACAGGCAGCAGTCAGTCCTCTGCAGACAGCCCTGACAGTGCCCCTGCCTGTCCAAGCCAGCTCCAGATGCCCTGGCCAGCTCCTATCTCTGTTCCCAGGGAGTGGGGACATTTGGCAGTCCCTACCCTGAGTCTAGGGCTCCTGAATTGCTGAACATCAAGGGCATGGATACCAAAAAGCTTCCTCCCCTGCTGGATTTGCTAACCGTCCCTGGCATTACCCTCTACCCAGTGCCACCTGGTCCAGCCTCCCTCCCTAGTAGGCTGGAGTAC is a window of Phyllostomus discolor isolate MPI-MPIP mPhyDis1 chromosome 8, mPhyDis1.pri.v3, whole genome shotgun sequence DNA encoding:
- the PCSK4 gene encoding proprotein convertase subtilisin/kexin type 4 isoform X3, translated to MRPIRTALWRCLVLPLCLALVCPLSVGLVSARAPIYVSSWAVRVSQGYREAERLARKFGFVNLGQIFPDGQYFHLRHRGVVQQSLTPHWGHRLRLKKDPKVQWFEQQTLQWRVKRSVVPTDPWFSKQWYMNSEVQPDLNILQVWSQGLSGQGIVVSILDDGIEKDHPDLWANYDPLASYDFNDYDPDPQPRYTPSDENRHGTRCAGEVAAIANNRFCGIGVAYNARIGGVRMLDGTITDVIEAQSLSLQPQHIHIYSASWGPEDDGRTVDGPGILTQEAFRHGVTKGRGGLGTLFIWASGNGGLHYDNCNCDGYTNSIHTLSIGSTTQHGHVPWYSEACASTLTTTYSSGIVTDPQIVTTDLHHQCTDKHTGTSASAPLAAGIIALALEANPFLTWRDMQHLVVRASRQAHLQAEDWRTNVSHHYGYGLLDAGLLVDLARAWLPTQPQKKCIIRVLHTPTPILPLMHVRKKVLACAGRANYIRSLEHVQVQLSLSYSRRGDLEISLTSPMGTRSTLVAIRPFDISGQGYNNWIFMSTHFWDEDPQGLWTLSLENKGYYFNTGTLYRYTLLLYGTAEDMTARPTGSQNATVPSPSWATSTSPTAHHRTSVSPARQ
- the PCSK4 gene encoding proprotein convertase subtilisin/kexin type 4 isoform X1, coding for MRPIRTALWRCLVLPLCLALVCPLSVGLVSARAPIYVSSWAVRVSQGYREAERLARKFGFVNLGQIFPDGQYFHLRHRGVVQQSLTPHWGHRLRLKKDPKVQWFEQQTLQWRVKRSVVPTDPWFSKQWYMVSRLGHVAGLGHSGAPLILAHLAQNSEVQPDLNILQVWSQGLSGQGIVVSILDDGIEKDHPDLWANYDPLASYDFNDYDPDPQPRYTPSDENRHGTRCAGEVAAIANNRFCGIGVAYNARIGGVRMLDGTITDVIEAQSLSLQPQHIHIYSASWGPEDDGRTVDGPGILTQEAFRHGVTKGRGGLGTLFIWASGNGGLHYDNCNCDGYTNSIHTLSIGSTTQHGHVPWYSEACASTLTTTYSSGIVTDPQIVTTDLHHQCTDKHTGTSASAPLAAGIIALALEANPFLTWRDMQHLVVRASRQAHLQAEDWRTNGVGRQVSHHYGYGLLDAGLLVDLARAWLPTQPQKKCIIRVLHTPTPILPLMHVRKKVLACAGRANYIRSLEHVQVQLSLSYSRRGDLEISLTSPMGTRSTLVAIRPFDISGQGYNNWIFMSTHFWDEDPQGLWTLSLENKGYYFNTGTLYRYTLLLYGTAEDMTARPTGSQNATVPSPSWATSTSPTAHHRTSVSPARQ
- the PCSK4 gene encoding proprotein convertase subtilisin/kexin type 4 isoform X2 — protein: MRPIRTALWRCLVLPLCLALVCPLSVGLVSARAPIYVSSWAVRVSQGYREAERLARKFGFVNLGQIFPDGQYFHLRHRGVVQQSLTPHWGHRLRLKKDPKVQWFEQQTLQWRVKRSVVPTDPWFSKQWYMNSEVQPDLNILQVWSQGLSGQGIVVSILDDGIEKDHPDLWANYDPLASYDFNDYDPDPQPRYTPSDENRHGTRCAGEVAAIANNRFCGIGVAYNARIGGVRMLDGTITDVIEAQSLSLQPQHIHIYSASWGPEDDGRTVDGPGILTQEAFRHGVTKGRGGLGTLFIWASGNGGLHYDNCNCDGYTNSIHTLSIGSTTQHGHVPWYSEACASTLTTTYSSGIVTDPQIVTTDLHHQCTDKHTGTSASAPLAAGIIALALEANPFLTWRDMQHLVVRASRQAHLQAEDWRTNGVGRQVSHHYGYGLLDAGLLVDLARAWLPTQPQKKCIIRVLHTPTPILPLMHVRKKVLACAGRANYIRSLEHVQVQLSLSYSRRGDLEISLTSPMGTRSTLVAIRPFDISGQGYNNWIFMSTHFWDEDPQGLWTLSLENKGYYFNTGTLYRYTLLLYGTAEDMTARPTGSQNATVPSPSWATSTSPTAHHRTSVSPARQ
- the PCSK4 gene encoding proprotein convertase subtilisin/kexin type 4 isoform X4, whose amino-acid sequence is MRPIRTALWRCLVLPLCLALVCPLSVGLVSARAPIYVSSWAVRVSQGYREAERLARKFGFVNLGQIFPDGQYFHLRHRGVVQQSLTPHWGHRLRLKKDPKVQWFEQQTLQWRVKRSVVPTDPWFSKQWYMDPLASYDFNDYDPDPQPRYTPSDENRHGTRCAGEVAAIANNRFCGIGVAYNARIGGVRMLDGTITDVIEAQSLSLQPQHIHIYSASWGPEDDGRTVDGPGILTQEAFRHGVTKGRGGLGTLFIWASGNGGLHYDNCNCDGYTNSIHTLSIGSTTQHGHVPWYSEACASTLTTTYSSGIVTDPQIVTTDLHHQCTDKHTGTSASAPLAAGIIALALEANPFLTWRDMQHLVVRASRQAHLQAEDWRTNGVGRQVSHHYGYGLLDAGLLVDLARAWLPTQPQKKCIIRVLHTPTPILPLMHVRKKVLACAGRANYIRSLEHVQVQLSLSYSRRGDLEISLTSPMGTRSTLVAIRPFDISGQGYNNWIFMSTHFWDEDPQGLWTLSLENKGYYFNTGTLYRYTLLLYGTAEDMTARPTGSQNATVPSPSWATSTSPTAHHRTSVSPARQ